From the genome of Aspergillus fumigatus Af293 chromosome 1, whole genome shotgun sequence, one region includes:
- a CDS encoding WD domain protein translates to MSKRSLDSSNTDHRQPKRPRITRVDNQDRLSLLSDELLLQILSFLPIPSLLICQRVSRRFHALAGDSELWKRQYYSRWVRPRARRVANIRHATLCASKATYSPHVSTWLGHSHLAEGKVTNWKRQYRLRHNWSKGICQVTEVELPQPPHSPMLIRFCAGFVFTADCEHGLRCWRASHQISCTARLPLVQSELETSAFPTALAVSRCLAQNLIKVTVGFADGRFGVYDMDTKSLYLRLRSFNAASADGAITAMAISNSYLLMVSEHKVLSLYEMFLAEPEHSTRSNAANTSKQSAAEDVKLLESLKADSILSPMSLSIRLAHSKIIASIVYSFFHIGCGWSLGIQELHFGKNGEQIGSRLATTVNAQYGAMPLHHLTRSRRGYSSSFQSEPSSGESLVELTEPSILHQEPPTSISYSHPYLLTSHADNTLTVYLVVSTGAKLFIKGGQRLWGHTSSVSAVQVSDHGKAISVSSRGDEIRVWELESLIPSLGSSKEARVENSIQVNPENKLCKIHGGGAPLALFLACQHCGPQLASGQMSREYARMGDCVGFDDERLLLSSRKETGAHLIAMYDFT, encoded by the exons ATGTCCAAGAGATCTCTTGACAGTTCCAATACGGATCACCGGCAGCCCAAGCGACCCCGCATAACTCGGGTGGATAATCAAGATCGCCTGTCCCTCTTGAGCGACGAACTGCTGCTCCAGATCCTGTCTTTTTTACCCATACCATCGTTACTAATTTGCCAAAG GGTATCTCGTCGTTTCCATGCACTTGCTGGGGATTCAGAGCTTTGGAAAAGGCAATATTACTCGCGATGGGTTCGACCTCGAGCACGCCGAGTGGCCAATATTCGGCATGCTACACTTTGTGCGTCAAAGGCAACGTACTCGCCACACGTTTCAACATGGTTGGGCCATTCTCATTTAGCTGAGGGAAAGGTGACGAATTGGAAGAGACAGTATCGCCTTAGGCATAATTGGTCCAAGGGAATCTGTCAAGTAACTGAAGTCGAACTTCCACAACCCCCGCACTCCCCAATGCTGATTAGGTTCTGCGCGGGCTTTGTCTTCACAGCAGACTGTGAGCATGGGCTGAGGTGTTGGCGTGCTAGCCATCAAATATCATGCACTGCTAGACTCCCCCTTGTGCAGTCCGAATTAGAAACTTCAGCATTCCCTACAGCGTTGGCGGTGAGCCGCTGCCTAGCGCAGAATCTTATCAAAGTAACAGTGGGATTTGCAGACGGTCGTTTCGGCGTCTACGATATGGATACTAAATCGTTATATCTGAGATTACGCTCTTTCAATGCTGCTTCTGCTGATGGGGCAATCACCGCAATGGCCATATCGAATTCTTACCTCCTAATGGTCTCAGAGCACAAGGTTTTATCACTGTATGAGATGTTTCTAGCGGAACCTGAGCATTCAACTAGATCCAACGCAGCGAATACGAGCAAACAATCCGCAGCCGAAGATGTGAAACTACTCGAATCTCTCAAGGCAGACAGTATTTTATCCCCGATGTCCTTGTCAATTCGATTGGCACATTCGAAAATCATTGCATCTATTGTTTACAGCTTTTTCCATATTGGCTGTGGCTGGTCATTGGGGATCCAAGAACTGCATTTTGGCAAGAATGGCGAGCAGATTGGTTCTCGACTTGCAACCACTGTTAACGCTCAGTATGGAGCAATGCCGCTGCATCATCTTACTCGTTCGAGGAGAGGttattcttcatcttttcAATCCGAACCATCAAGCGGGGAGTCTCTCGTGGAACTGACAGAGCCGTCCATATTACACCAAGAACCGCCAACCTCCATTTCCTATTCCCACCCGTATCTCTTGACGTCGCATGCAGATAACACTTTGACAGTGTATCTCGTCGTTTCCACTGGTGCAAAGCTCTTCATCAAGGGAGGTCAGAGGCTCTGGGGTCATACTTCGTCAGTATCTGCAGTGCAAGTGAGCGACCACGGAAAGGCGATTTCCGTGAGCTCTCGCGGCGACGAAATTAGAGTGTGGGAGCTTGAGAGTTTGATTCCGTCTCTTGGGTCTTCAAAGGAAGCAAGGGTGGAGAATAGCATCCAAGTCAATCCTGAGAACAAGCTGTGCAAAATACATGGGGGCGGGGCTCCCCTAGCATTGTTTCTTGCTTGCCAGCATTGTGGGCCACAATTAGCCTCTGGGCAGATGTCTCGTGAATACGCTCGGATGGGAGATTGTGTTGGGTTTGATGATGAGCGTCTACTTCTTTCCAGTCGAAAGGAAACTGGGGCGCATTTAATAGCAATGTATGATTTCACATGA